The Fusarium oxysporum Fo47 chromosome II, complete sequence genome includes a region encoding these proteins:
- a CDS encoding tubulin binding cofactor C-domain-containing protein produces the protein MDPKQRFYNHFLESVTVLQDLIDELPSIASVGGERQEAIDHILASIAKLQNEVSDAADYTPSYDRKQYSETIKTLQDKLNETLTKITPKSKFQFRRKTDHVDMGAPENDPRLSPGSHSRAKHDTATASTIASPPSVRKEDTLSELPSKDTYKNYNEEMARPSASSLRKPSFSAAKNISISNHSGLHIILPSSASRATSSGSLTDLKNCIIDMSIPTSSGSAFPGLAIKNVSKSLIVGGRVNGAVHITGVSDSTIVVVARQVRIHECSNVDIYLHCGSHPIIEDCSGMRFSPLPKAYMTDAEEPEENQWDQVDDFKWLKAGHSPNWTTLSENERLSDDLWRSVVPGQPGVSVEESLKKLGIPRR, from the exons ATGGATCCTAAGCAACGTTTCTATAACCATTTCCTGGAGAGTGTTACAG TACTCCAAGACCTGATCGATGAGCTACCATCCATTGCTAGTGTCGGTGGTGAGCGCCAGGAGGCCATTGATCACATTCTAGCCAGTATCGCCAAGCTACAAAACGAAGTGTCAGATGCTGCCGACTACACACCTTCTTATGATAGAAAACAGTATTCTGAG ACCATTAAGACTCTCCAGGACAAACTGAACGAGACACTCACCAAAATCACACCAAAGTCGAAATTTCAGTTTCGTCGTAAGACCGACCACGTTGATATGGGCGCTCCTGAGAACGACCCTCGACTTAGCCCTGGAAGTCATTCTCGGGCCAAGCATGACACGGCCACTGCATCTACCATCGCCAGTCCTCCTTCGGTGAGAAAGGAAGACACTCTCAGCGAATTACCGTCCAAGGATACGTACAAAAATTATAACGAAGAGATGGCTCGACCCAGCGCATCTTCCCTTCGTAAGCCCAGCTTCTCGGCAGCCAAGAATATTAGCATTTCGAATCATTCAGGGCTACATATTATTCTACCGTCTTCGGCGTCCCGTGCCACCTCTTCGGGCAGCCTCACTGATCTCAAGAATTGTATCATCGATATGTCTATTCCGACATCCTCGGGCTCAGCTTTCCCTGGCCTCGCTATTAAGAACGTGTCCAAGAGCCTCATCGTCGGGGGTCGCGTCAACGGCGCAGTCCATATCACAGGAGTGTCTGACAGCACGATAGTTGTTGTGGCCAGGCAAGTGCGGATTCATGAGTGCAGTAACGTTGACATCTACTTGCATTGTGGCAGTCATCCTATTATTGAGGACTGCTCTGGCATGCGATTTTCACCGCTGCCCAAGGCCTAT ATGACGGACGCTGAGGAGCCTGAAGAAAACCAGTGGGATCAGGTCGATGACTTTAAGTGGCTCAAGGCTGGTCACAGCCCTAATTGGACCACTCTGTCCGAAAACGAGAGGCTCAGTGATGACCTTTGGAGATCTGTCGTCCCTGGCCAGCCTGGTGTCAGCGTGGAGGAGTCCTTAAAAAAGCTGGGTATTCCACGGAGGTGA
- a CDS encoding RNA polymerase II transcription mediator complex subunit 9-domain-containing protein, translating into MSPSSASAPASASGPHPLALPPTFSPDTLDALSELSLVLARVRAGIQSSAGITTEPAPGTTGHNASGPTLSFKDVPGATDGLKHKLQRARAQVRELPDMDRSIAEQNDEIRDLENRIEKQRALLQRLRDEATGRDRKEEVSAGDKMES; encoded by the coding sequence ATGTCTCcatcatctgcatctgcGCCTGCATCCGCATCTGGCCCACACCCATTGGCCCTCCCGCCCACGTTCTCTCCGGATACTCTAGACGCCCTTTCCGAGCTCTCTCTCGTCCTCGCACGCGTCCGCGCCGGTATTCAGTCGTCGGCTGGAATCACTACCGAGCCTGCACCGGGGACCACCGGTCACAACGCCTCTGGACCTACATTGTCTTTCAAAGATGTCCCTGGAGCCACCGATGGCCTGAAACACAAGCTGCAGCGTGCTCGCGCACAGGTCCGAGAGCTCCCGGACATGGACCGATCCATCGCTGAACAGAACGATGAGATCCGTGACCTTGAAAATCGCATCGAGAAACAACGAGCATTACTCCAACGACTAAGAGACGAAGCCACTGGAAGGGATCGGAAAGAGGAAGTCAGCGCTGGTGACAAGATGGAGTCATGA